One Herbaspirillum rubrisubalbicans genomic window carries:
- a CDS encoding Txe/YoeB family addiction module toxin yields the protein MTASRNIMFTAAAWDDYQYWQTQDRKTLKRINQLIREAQRTPFDGIGKPEPLKANLSGFWSRRIGDVNRLVYEATDTQLNIVSCRYHYE from the coding sequence ATGACGGCAAGCCGCAATATCATGTTCACCGCTGCAGCGTGGGACGACTATCAGTATTGGCAAACGCAGGATCGCAAGACCCTCAAGCGTATCAATCAATTGATTCGGGAGGCGCAGCGCACTCCCTTCGACGGTATCGGTAAGCCAGAACCTCTGAAGGCGAATCTTTCCGGCTTCTGGTCACGTCGAATTGGTGATGTGAATCGTCTCGTATATGAAGCAACGGACACTCAGCTCAATATCGTGTCTTGCCGATATCATTACGAATAG
- a CDS encoding DNA-deoxyinosine glycosylase, which produces MLASFAPVVARDTRTLILGSLPGAASLAKSQYYGHPRNAFWRLVGDVLGLDLYAMDYEDRLATLLAHRIGLWDVIAQARRIGSLDSEIRDHSGNDLLALIATLPDLHTIAFNGGTAGKIGMKALGEQARKYRVLLLPSSSPAYAAVSYAQKLEGWQQALNLTSANT; this is translated from the coding sequence TTGCTGGCCAGCTTTGCGCCGGTGGTGGCGCGCGACACCCGCACGCTGATCCTGGGTAGCCTGCCGGGGGCGGCGTCGTTGGCGAAGAGCCAGTATTACGGGCATCCACGTAATGCGTTTTGGCGGCTGGTGGGGGATGTGCTGGGTCTGGACCTCTATGCGATGGATTACGAAGATCGCCTGGCCACCTTGCTGGCGCATCGCATCGGCTTGTGGGATGTGATCGCCCAGGCGCGGCGCATCGGCAGCCTCGATAGCGAGATCAGGGATCATTCGGGTAATGATTTGCTGGCGTTGATCGCGACCTTGCCAGATCTGCACACTATTGCCTTCAATGGGGGAACCGCCGGGAAAATCGGGATGAAGGCGCTAGGTGAGCAGGCGAGGAAATACCGGGTATTGCTGCTGCCTTCGAGTAGTCCGGCCTATGCGGCGGTGTCTTATGCGCAGAAGCTTGAAGGCTGGCAGCAGGCTCTCAACCTGACGTCTGCCAATACCTGA
- a CDS encoding SDR family oxidoreductase translates to MTDKVIIVTGGSRGIGAATARLAGQRGYAVCVNYVSNREAAEAVAGQIRAAGGRAITVAGDVSKEEDVLRIFTTTDQQLGRVTALVNNAGILEHQSRLDAMSAERITRVLVANVTGSLLCAREAVKRMSTRHGGQGGAIVNLSSMAAKLGGPGEYVDYAASKGAIDAFTVGLAKEVAAEGIRVNAVRPGLIYTDIHASGGEAGRVDRLKDAVPMKRGGSAEEVAHAILWLLSDESSYATGTFIDVSGGR, encoded by the coding sequence ATGACGGACAAGGTCATCATCGTCACGGGCGGCAGCCGTGGCATCGGCGCGGCGACCGCGCGGCTGGCAGGCCAACGCGGCTACGCGGTATGTGTGAACTATGTTTCCAACCGCGAGGCGGCCGAGGCGGTGGCGGGGCAGATCCGTGCAGCAGGAGGCAGAGCCATCACGGTGGCCGGCGATGTCTCCAAGGAAGAGGACGTGCTGCGCATCTTCACCACCACCGACCAGCAACTGGGCCGCGTCACCGCGCTGGTCAACAATGCCGGCATCCTGGAGCACCAGTCCCGGCTGGACGCCATGAGTGCCGAGCGCATCACCCGCGTGCTGGTAGCCAATGTCACCGGCAGCCTGCTGTGCGCGCGCGAAGCGGTCAAGCGCATGTCCACCCGCCACGGCGGGCAGGGCGGCGCCATCGTCAATCTCTCTTCGATGGCGGCCAAGCTGGGCGGTCCGGGCGAATACGTGGACTATGCCGCCTCCAAGGGCGCCATCGATGCCTTCACCGTCGGCTTGGCCAAGGAAGTGGCAGCCGAGGGCATCCGCGTCAACGCCGTGCGCCCGGGCCTGATCTATACTGATATCCACGCCAGCGGCGGCGAGGCCGGCCGGGTCGATCGCCTCAAGGATGCCGTGCCGATGAAGCGCGGCGGCAGCGCCGAGGAAGTCGCCCACGCCATCCTGTGGCTGCTTTCGGACGAGTCCTCCTATGCTACCGGGACCTTCATCGATGTCTCCGGTGGTCGTTGA
- a CDS encoding DUF962 domain-containing protein encodes MDSTNSTNSTDITASQRPIDALLARYAEHHRHPMNELIHCVCVPAIVFSLLGLCWMISPAVSLLVVAAALAYYLRLSPPFAVGMLAMSALMLVLLARLPLGAVLPVSAVVFVLAWIGQFIGHRIEGKKPSFFEDLRFLLVGPLFVLAFLYRRWHITY; translated from the coding sequence ATGGATAGCACCAATAGCACCAACAGCACCGATATCACCGCTTCCCAACGTCCCATCGACGCCTTGCTGGCCCGCTATGCCGAGCATCATCGCCATCCCATGAACGAGTTGATCCACTGCGTCTGCGTGCCGGCCATCGTGTTTTCGCTGCTGGGGCTGTGCTGGATGATCTCGCCAGCCGTGTCGCTGCTGGTGGTGGCGGCAGCCCTGGCGTATTACCTGCGGTTGTCGCCCCCGTTTGCGGTAGGCATGTTGGCCATGTCGGCGCTGATGCTGGTGCTGCTGGCACGCCTCCCGCTGGGGGCGGTACTGCCGGTGTCGGCGGTGGTGTTCGTGCTGGCCTGGATCGGACAATTCATCGGCCACCGGATCGAGGGCAAGAAGCCCTCTTTTTTCGAGGACTTGCGTTTCCTGCTGGTGGGGCCGTTGTTCGTGCTGGCATTTCTGTATAGGCGTTGGCATATCACGTATTGA